From the genome of Hymenobacter sp. PAMC 26628, one region includes:
- a CDS encoding sensor histidine kinase, with protein sequence MRKLLAALRPGPVALLVLAVVCFAGGFLASRYGQLPGVVRRTDLRRLHQLVRAAETVAGRDADTVVAQVQRGSYSYARLLRQTYYPTFVFQNGKLRYWSSAALRPNPDDLVGAPPETAVQTTFGQFLLVRRRVGSWQVLAYVPLERHYGISNRYLREGGGADVFQGLRLRVALDSVNRQLPAFRDQNGRYLFSIQQQAPYRLTGQYAPLALLLLGMLCYVAGWAWLALRYWRAGRQGAALAVLVGPLLLLRGALLYWGLPFSLIELPLFDPRVYAASRLSPSLGDLLLNAVLAFGAAGAVGVLWVRGRVAARVRAPRTLRGQVVVIAGVIFLFWTLLQLLYGTYTDMLNSSQLSLDVTRGLPVTGFRLALALGLVVQTGAYLIGFFLLTQLADAVMRHVSESFLLPATAGTAAVVLALGVATDSVQWQLLGVLATFGALVRLARLRAGALGGYQLGALGVLLGALAAATGALVLHQQFEQQLLADKQRLASSLLVDNDFQGEFLLEERIHKIADDPFVRQALTGAFGQAGDAERRVDRQYLGDYFDKYESQVTLYDAAGQPLDAPAGAPSLANIRRAIRRNATRTDQRGVYLLRSDNSFSSRHYVALAAVGGPGPGRAGPALGAVRVDLTLKKLSSYSVLPELLVDQKFFQSSVVSQFSYAGYDHGRLVYSEGEFDYANRLPATRLRDPALYANGLELGGFQHLAVRGARQRTVVMTTARYSLADGLANFSFQFLLSAVFWLVLGGAGLLLRRRAGARLRLNFSGRIQLLLNVGIVVPLLVVSIATASQLIASYRLDLIRTYERRGRLALNSVRVQRRLLADSTARPVLAELARNVAALTETDVNLYNARGELLASSQPLIFEAGLLGPLLNPEAVATLRERGAPRALLTEQAGSLAFTALYLPVRASAGEVADSAGYPLAGARRRVLADDELLPDDAAGPIVGYVGIPFFDSAKNLDTKLTGLFTTLINIVTLMFLLFLGLAFVAARQLTAPLKRITERLMRTTLTGENEPIPYRSSDDEIGLLVREYNAMIGKLEASRRELAAQEKEVAWREMARQVAHEIKNPLTPMKLSLQFLQKAIAERRPNAEELIGRISQTLITQVDVLSDIATSFSTFTNLPAMRPERLDVGAVLRQSADLFRHSDGDDDGELRLELPPDGSFTVFADESLLVRTFNNLLLNAKQAVPPGRPPRQTVALRAEGPHKVLITIADNGTGIADDVRAKVFVPNFTTKESGSGIGLAVAKRGIESAGGRIWFETVVGEGTQFFIELPLAG encoded by the coding sequence GTGAGAAAATTGTTGGCTGCCCTGCGCCCGGGCCCGGTGGCGCTGTTGGTGCTGGCGGTGGTATGCTTTGCGGGTGGCTTTTTGGCCAGCCGCTACGGGCAGTTGCCGGGCGTGGTGCGCCGCACCGATCTGCGCCGCTTGCACCAGTTGGTGCGCGCCGCCGAGACCGTGGCCGGCCGCGACGCCGATACAGTGGTTGCCCAGGTGCAGCGTGGCAGCTATAGCTATGCCCGGCTTCTGCGCCAAACGTATTACCCGACGTTCGTTTTTCAGAACGGGAAGCTGCGCTATTGGTCGTCGGCGGCGCTGCGCCCCAACCCGGATGATTTGGTAGGGGCCCCACCGGAGACGGCGGTACAAACCACGTTTGGGCAATTTTTGCTGGTGCGCCGCCGCGTGGGCAGCTGGCAGGTGCTGGCCTACGTGCCGCTGGAGCGCCACTACGGCATCAGCAACCGCTACCTGCGGGAGGGCGGCGGCGCCGACGTGTTCCAGGGACTGCGCCTGCGGGTGGCGCTTGACAGCGTGAACCGGCAGCTGCCGGCGTTCCGGGACCAGAACGGGCGGTACCTGTTTTCCATCCAGCAGCAGGCGCCGTACCGGCTCACGGGCCAGTACGCGCCGCTGGCGCTACTGCTGCTGGGCATGCTGTGCTATGTAGCCGGGTGGGCGTGGCTGGCGCTGCGCTACTGGCGGGCTGGGCGCCAGGGGGCGGCCCTGGCCGTGCTGGTTGGGCCGCTGCTGCTGCTGCGCGGGGCCCTGCTGTACTGGGGGCTGCCATTTTCTCTCATTGAGCTGCCGCTGTTCGACCCGCGGGTGTACGCCGCTTCGCGGCTGTCGCCCTCGCTGGGCGATTTGCTGCTGAACGCGGTGCTGGCTTTTGGGGCGGCGGGGGCGGTGGGCGTGCTGTGGGTGCGGGGGAGGGTGGCGGCGCGGGTGCGCGCCCCGCGCACCCTGCGGGGGCAGGTGGTGGTCATTGCCGGAGTCATATTCCTGTTTTGGACCCTGCTGCAACTGCTCTACGGCACCTACACCGACATGCTGAACAGCAGCCAGCTGAGCCTGGACGTGACGCGCGGCCTGCCCGTGACTGGGTTTCGCCTGGCCCTGGCCCTGGGCCTGGTGGTGCAGACGGGGGCTTATTTGATTGGGTTCTTCCTACTCACGCAGCTCGCCGACGCGGTTATGCGGCACGTGTCCGAATCGTTTTTGCTGCCCGCCACGGCCGGTACGGCGGCGGTAGTGCTAGCCCTGGGGGTGGCCACAGATTCGGTTCAGTGGCAGCTGCTGGGCGTGCTGGCCACTTTTGGGGCGCTGGTGCGGCTGGCGCGGCTGCGCGCCGGGGCCCTGGGCGGCTACCAATTGGGGGCCCTGGGCGTGCTGCTGGGGGCCCTGGCCGCCGCCACCGGGGCCCTGGTGCTGCACCAGCAGTTCGAGCAGCAGCTGCTGGCCGACAAGCAGCGCCTGGCCAGCAGCTTGCTGGTGGACAACGACTTCCAGGGGGAATTTTTGCTGGAGGAGCGCATCCATAAAATTGCGGACGACCCGTTTGTGCGGCAGGCGCTGACGGGTGCGTTTGGCCAAGCGGGCGACGCCGAGCGGCGCGTGGACCGCCAGTACCTGGGCGATTACTTCGACAAGTACGAGAGCCAGGTGACGCTGTACGACGCAGCCGGCCAGCCGCTCGACGCCCCGGCCGGGGCCCCCAGCCTGGCCAATATCCGGCGGGCCATCCGGCGCAACGCCACCCGCACCGACCAGCGCGGTGTGTACCTGCTGCGCTCCGACAACTCGTTCAGCTCGCGGCACTACGTGGCGCTGGCCGCGGTGGGGGGGCCCGGGCCGGGCCGGGCCGGGCCGGCGCTGGGCGCGGTGCGGGTCGACTTGACGCTGAAAAAGCTGTCGTCGTACAGCGTGCTGCCCGAGCTACTCGTCGACCAGAAGTTCTTTCAATCCAGCGTGGTGAGCCAGTTCAGCTACGCCGGCTACGACCACGGCCGCCTCGTGTACAGCGAGGGCGAGTTTGACTACGCCAACCGCCTGCCCGCCACCCGCCTGCGCGACCCCGCCCTGTACGCCAACGGCCTGGAGCTGGGCGGCTTCCAGCACCTGGCCGTGCGCGGGGCCCGGCAGCGGACCGTGGTGATGACCACCGCCCGCTACTCGCTGGCCGACGGGCTGGCCAACTTCTCGTTTCAGTTTTTGCTGTCGGCGGTGTTTTGGCTGGTGCTGGGCGGGGCGGGGCTGCTGCTGCGCCGGCGCGCGGGGGCCCGGCTGCGGCTCAATTTCAGCGGGCGCATCCAGCTGCTGCTGAACGTGGGCATTGTGGTGCCGCTGCTGGTGGTGAGCATCGCCACGGCCAGCCAGCTCATCGCCTCCTACCGCCTCGACCTGATTCGCACCTACGAGCGGCGCGGGCGCCTGGCCCTGAACAGCGTGCGCGTTCAGCGCCGCCTGCTGGCCGACTCCACGGCCCGGCCCGTGCTGGCCGAATTGGCCCGCAACGTGGCCGCCCTCACCGAAACCGACGTCAACCTTTACAACGCCCGCGGCGAGCTGCTGGCCAGCAGCCAGCCCCTCATTTTCGAGGCCGGGCTGCTGGGGCCCCTGCTGAACCCCGAGGCCGTGGCCACGCTGCGCGAGCGCGGGGCCCCACGGGCGCTGCTGACGGAGCAGGCCGGCTCGCTGGCCTTCACGGCCCTGTACCTGCCGGTGCGGGCCAGCGCGGGCGAGGTGGCCGACAGCGCCGGCTACCCGCTGGCCGGGGCCCGGCGCCGCGTGCTGGCCGACGACGAGCTGCTGCCCGACGACGCGGCGGGCCCCATCGTGGGCTACGTGGGCATCCCGTTTTTCGACTCGGCTAAAAACCTAGACACTAAGCTTACGGGGCTGTTCACGACGCTAATCAACATCGTGACGCTCATGTTTTTGTTGTTTCTGGGGCTGGCCTTTGTGGCGGCGCGCCAGCTCACGGCGCCGCTCAAGCGCATCACCGAGCGGCTCATGCGCACCACCCTCACGGGCGAGAACGAGCCGATTCCGTACCGCAGCAGCGACGACGAGATTGGCCTGCTCGTGCGCGAGTACAACGCCATGATCGGCAAGCTCGAAGCCAGCCGCCGCGAGCTGGCCGCCCAGGAAAAAGAAGTGGCCTGGCGCGAAATGGCCCGCCAGGTGGCCCACGAAATCAAGAACCCGCTCACGCCGATGAAGCTCAGCCTGCAATTTTTGCAGAAGGCCATTGCCGAGCGCCGCCCCAACGCCGAGGAGCTCATCGGCCGCATCAGCCAGACGCTCATCACGCAGGTGGACGTGCTGAGTGACATTGCCACCTCGTTCAGCACCTTCACCAACCTGCCCGCCATGCGCCCCGAGCGCCTGGACGTGGGGGCCGTGCTGCGGCAATCGGCCGATTTGTTCCGGCATAGCGATGGCGACGACGACGGCGAACTGCGCCTGGAGCTGCCGCCCGACGGCAGCTTCACGGTGTTTGCCGACGAGAGCCTGCTGGTGCGCACCTTCAATAACTTGCTGCTGAACGCCAAGCAGGCCGTGCCGCCCGGCCGGCCGCCCCGCCAAACCGTGGCCCTGCGCGCCGAGGGCCCCCACAAGGTGCTCATCACCATCGCCGACAACGGCACGGGCATCGCCGACGACGTGCGCGCCAAGGTGTTCGTGCCCAACTTCACCACCAAGGAAAGCGGCTCGGGCATCGGGCTGGCCGTGGCCAAGCGCGGCATCGAGAGCGCCGGGGGCCGCATCTGGTTCGAGACGGTGGTGGGGGAGGGCACGCAGTTTTTCATCGAGCTGCCGCTGGCGGGCTGA
- a CDS encoding cytochrome c oxidase subunit 3 — protein sequence MAQTTTLQPTAAPTLDAPRTGNWDGGNEPFKASYGKLMMWFFLLSDAFTFGAFLTTYGMIRHKHEVFTGEASAFHFSSKWWPIPDHVFNAFPGMGHANVPLGFVALMTMILIFSSVTMVLAVEAGHRMDKKDVQKWLLWTILFGTIFLLSQAWEWGHFIRGHEEGTLMADGTVFHGANLSMNQYGPVLFADLFFFITGFHGTHVFSGVCLLIWCFIATTNGTFEKRGHYEMVEKIGLYWHFVDLVWVFVFTFFYLV from the coding sequence ATGGCCCAAACTACCACCTTGCAGCCCACTGCGGCCCCCACCCTCGACGCTCCCCGCACTGGCAACTGGGACGGTGGCAACGAACCTTTTAAGGCGAGCTACGGCAAGCTGATGATGTGGTTCTTCCTGCTGTCGGATGCTTTCACGTTTGGGGCCTTCCTGACCACTTACGGCATGATTCGCCATAAACACGAAGTGTTTACCGGCGAAGCATCGGCGTTCCATTTCAGCTCAAAATGGTGGCCGATTCCCGACCACGTGTTCAACGCATTCCCCGGGATGGGCCACGCCAACGTGCCCCTAGGCTTTGTAGCGTTGATGACGATGATACTTATCTTCAGTTCCGTGACGATGGTACTGGCCGTGGAAGCTGGCCACCGCATGGATAAAAAAGATGTGCAGAAGTGGCTGTTGTGGACCATTCTTTTCGGCACAATCTTTTTGTTGAGCCAAGCTTGGGAGTGGGGTCACTTCATTCGCGGCCATGAAGAAGGTACGCTAATGGCCGATGGCACGGTGTTCCACGGCGCTAATTTGTCGATGAACCAGTACGGCCCCGTACTATTTGCTGACTTGTTCTTTTTTATTACCGGTTTTCACGGCACGCACGTGTTTTCGGGGGTGTGCCTGCTCATCTGGTGCTTCATTGCCACTACCAATGGCACTTTTGAGAAACGCGGCCATTACGAAATGGTAGAGAAGATTGGCCTTTATTGGCACTTCGTTGACCTGGTGTGGGTATTCGTCTTCACCTTCTTCTACTTGGTTTAA
- a CDS encoding DUF420 domain-containing protein: MPTPTDQLHPPVLPAGDYARYKIILGTLGVVVPLLVAVLFSFPNLFRIPGAQVKFLPAVNAGLNSLTAVALLVGFYFIKQKNVLAHRAAMGTAFGLGALFLLSYVAYHSQVDSTKFGGVGAVRYAYFFLLLTHISLAVVTVGLVLFTLYFALTGQYTKHKAIARWTFPVWLYVSVTGVVVYFLIAPYYT; encoded by the coding sequence ATGCCCACTCCCACTGACCAACTGCACCCGCCCGTGCTGCCCGCTGGCGACTACGCACGCTACAAAATAATTCTGGGCACCTTGGGCGTAGTAGTGCCGCTGCTGGTGGCCGTGCTGTTCTCGTTTCCAAACCTGTTCCGCATTCCGGGAGCCCAAGTGAAGTTTTTGCCCGCAGTGAACGCGGGACTGAATTCATTGACGGCGGTGGCACTGCTGGTTGGGTTCTATTTTATTAAGCAAAAAAATGTGTTGGCGCACCGCGCCGCCATGGGCACGGCCTTTGGGCTGGGGGCCCTGTTTTTATTGTCGTACGTGGCCTACCATTCGCAGGTGGACAGCACCAAGTTTGGCGGCGTGGGGGCAGTGCGTTACGCGTACTTCTTCTTGCTGCTCACCCACATCAGCCTAGCGGTAGTAACGGTGGGCCTGGTACTGTTTACCCTGTATTTTGCCCTGACGGGCCAGTACACCAAGCACAAGGCCATTGCCCGGTGGACGTTTCCGGTGTGGCTGTACGTGTCGGTTACGGGCGTGGTGGTGTACTTTCTCATTGCCCCGTACTATACCTGA
- a CDS encoding sodium/sugar symporter, with product MQQHQLSTADYVVFLIYFAVVSGYGLWIYQRKKSESSGSKDYFLAEGSLTWWAIGSSLIASNISAEQFVAMSGSGFKMGLAIAAYEWMAAITLVVVAVFFIPVYLKNRIFTMPQFLHQRYNGTVAMIMAVFWLLLYVIVNLTSILYLGAIAASTISGINLNVCMYAMAFFAVIITLGGMKVIGYTDVIQVFFLILGGLATTYLAVNLVSKHYGTTGVFNGLHLMYTHANDHFHMILKRDNPSYIDLPGMTVLLGGLWIVNLNYWGCNQYITQRALGADLPTARGGILFAAFLKLMMPIIVVLPGIAAYILYKQNVFGSGEFMQGGEINPDRAYPVLLNILPSGLKGLSFAALTAAVVASLAGKANSIATIFTLDIYKKAINPNASEKTLVNTGKIAVVVAMILGALIAPHLGIDKKGGFTYIQEYTGFVSPGIFAMFILGFFWKKATSTAAMFATIGGFLLSVIFKFLPDYVNLSFLAPFGFAVPVNGVYEIPFLDRMGFVFIFCIVGMVTISLIESRRTTRTGGLEVDTSMFRPNATFTAGALLVLGIVVALYSVFW from the coding sequence ATGCAGCAACACCAACTCTCCACGGCGGATTACGTCGTCTTTCTCATCTACTTCGCCGTCGTTTCGGGCTACGGACTGTGGATTTACCAGCGCAAAAAGTCCGAATCCAGCGGTTCGAAAGACTACTTCCTGGCCGAAGGCTCGCTCACGTGGTGGGCCATTGGCTCGTCGCTGATTGCCAGCAACATTTCGGCCGAGCAGTTCGTGGCCATGTCGGGCTCGGGCTTCAAGATGGGCCTGGCCATCGCGGCCTACGAGTGGATGGCGGCCATCACGCTCGTGGTGGTGGCGGTGTTCTTTATTCCGGTGTACCTCAAAAACCGGATTTTCACCATGCCGCAGTTTCTGCACCAGCGCTACAACGGCACCGTGGCCATGATCATGGCCGTTTTCTGGCTGCTGCTCTACGTGATTGTCAACCTGACCTCCATCCTCTACCTCGGGGCCATTGCGGCCAGCACCATATCGGGCATCAACCTCAACGTGTGCATGTACGCCATGGCGTTTTTCGCCGTCATCATCACGCTGGGCGGCATGAAAGTGATTGGCTACACCGACGTTATCCAGGTGTTCTTCCTCATTCTGGGCGGTCTGGCCACCACCTACCTGGCCGTCAACCTAGTATCGAAGCACTACGGCACCACGGGCGTCTTCAACGGCCTGCACCTGATGTATACCCACGCCAACGACCACTTCCACATGATTCTGAAGCGCGACAACCCGAGCTACATTGACCTGCCGGGCATGACCGTGCTGCTCGGGGGCCTCTGGATCGTGAACCTCAACTACTGGGGCTGCAACCAGTACATCACGCAGCGGGCGCTGGGCGCCGACCTGCCCACGGCCCGCGGCGGCATCTTGTTCGCGGCCTTTCTCAAGCTCATGATGCCCATCATCGTGGTGCTGCCGGGCATCGCGGCCTACATCCTGTACAAGCAAAACGTGTTCGGCTCCGGCGAATTCATGCAGGGGGGCGAAATCAACCCCGACCGCGCGTACCCGGTGCTGCTCAACATCTTGCCGTCGGGCCTCAAGGGCCTCTCGTTTGCGGCCCTCACGGCGGCCGTGGTAGCCTCGCTGGCCGGCAAGGCCAACTCCATTGCCACCATCTTCACGCTCGATATCTACAAGAAAGCCATCAACCCCAATGCCTCGGAGAAGACGCTGGTGAATACCGGCAAAATCGCCGTTGTGGTGGCCATGATCCTGGGGGCCCTCATTGCCCCGCACCTGGGCATCGACAAGAAAGGCGGCTTTACCTACATCCAGGAGTACACGGGCTTTGTGTCGCCGGGCATTTTTGCCATGTTCATCCTGGGCTTCTTCTGGAAAAAGGCCACTTCCACGGCGGCCATGTTTGCCACCATCGGGGGCTTTTTGCTGTCGGTGATCTTTAAATTCCTGCCGGATTACGTCAACTTGTCGTTCCTGGCACCGTTTGGCTTCGCCGTGCCGGTGAACGGGGTGTACGAGATTCCCTTCCTCGACCGCATGGGGTTCGTGTTCATCTTCTGCATCGTGGGCATGGTCACCATCAGCCTGATTGAGAGCCGCCGCACCACCCGCACCGGCGGCCTGGAGGTTGATACGTCGATGTTCCGGCCCAACGCCACCTTCACGGCGGGGGCCCTGCTGGTGCTGGGCATCGTAGTAGCCCTGTACTCGGTGTTCTGGTAA
- the cyoE gene encoding heme o synthase, giving the protein MIKARAYFQLLKFRLSLTVAFSSAIGYMLRVSDFRWTNVLLVMLGGLLVTGAANIINQVHEKDLDKLMTRTAKRPIPLGIISPAEAWVFCVLLGVSGLALLALQFNYLTAALSLLSLVLYGFVYTPLKTISPVCVAVGAIPGGLPPLIGWVAGMGHAATFAAMGPQPWVLFGIQFMWQFPHFWAIAWVADDDYKRAGFKMLPSPGKRDLRTAFQIMTYTLLLIPLSLLPLEFNIAGRISAGVAVVCGVLFLLLTFQLMRTQDRKAALRIMFASFLYLPIVQIALVLDKIQ; this is encoded by the coding sequence ATGATCAAGGCCCGCGCCTATTTTCAACTGCTCAAATTCCGGCTCTCGCTCACAGTGGCGTTTTCCAGCGCCATTGGCTATATGCTGCGGGTATCGGATTTCCGTTGGACGAATGTGCTGCTGGTGATGCTGGGCGGGCTGTTGGTAACGGGAGCGGCCAACATCATTAACCAAGTTCACGAGAAGGACTTGGACAAGCTGATGACTCGCACGGCTAAGCGGCCAATCCCGCTCGGTATCATCTCACCGGCCGAGGCGTGGGTTTTTTGTGTGCTATTGGGCGTATCCGGCTTGGCACTGCTGGCGTTGCAGTTCAACTACCTCACGGCGGCGCTGTCGCTGCTATCGTTGGTGCTGTACGGTTTCGTATACACGCCGCTGAAAACGATTTCACCTGTTTGTGTGGCGGTGGGGGCCATACCGGGCGGGTTGCCACCGCTTATTGGCTGGGTCGCGGGCATGGGTCACGCAGCCACGTTTGCGGCCATGGGGCCCCAGCCATGGGTGCTGTTTGGTATTCAGTTTATGTGGCAGTTTCCGCACTTTTGGGCCATTGCTTGGGTAGCCGATGACGATTACAAGCGGGCGGGGTTTAAGATGCTGCCCTCGCCGGGGAAGCGCGACTTGCGCACGGCTTTTCAGATAATGACTTATACGCTACTGCTCATCCCGCTGAGCCTGCTGCCGCTCGAATTCAACATTGCCGGCCGGATTTCGGCGGGGGTGGCTGTGGTATGCGGGGTGCTGTTTCTGCTGCTCACTTTCCAGCTCATGCGCACCCAGGATCGTAAGGCGGCGCTACGCATCATGTTTGCCTCTTTTCTATATTTACCCATCGTACAAATTGCGTTGGTGTTGGACAAAATACAGTAG
- a CDS encoding cytochrome C oxidase subunit IV family protein yields the protein MSAPVAPDHAFTGEIAKPNTGGIWKIFFVLVGITAVEFAVTFAMEAQSIRTLRNSILIGLTILKAFFIVGEFMHLKHETKGLIWTILVPSVLLVWLLVALVTEGSFIGETLSNMFS from the coding sequence ATGTCTGCTCCCGTTGCTCCCGACCACGCCTTTACCGGCGAAATTGCCAAACCCAACACGGGCGGGATTTGGAAAATATTTTTCGTACTAGTTGGCATCACAGCTGTTGAGTTCGCCGTCACGTTTGCTATGGAGGCGCAGAGCATACGCACCCTGCGCAATAGTATTCTGATCGGTCTCACCATCTTGAAGGCGTTCTTCATCGTGGGCGAGTTTATGCACTTGAAACACGAAACAAAAGGCCTCATCTGGACCATTTTGGTGCCGAGCGTGCTGCTAGTGTGGCTGCTGGTTGCTTTGGTCACTGAAGGTTCATTCATCGGCGAAACGCTGAGCAACATGTTCAGCTAA
- a CDS encoding SCO family protein: MRPRQTLLLGLLLLVPVLAFLFLYRFGANRYALPTYLPDRVDSTQVGGKWQRDTVFHQIQPFQLLASNGRELTSQSLGRGMWVAQLFGPDETSARVARELLQVQEKFRQEPLVRIVSIVLEPGPSPAATLAQLAEQYGTIAGKWTFATGAADALKQVAQQELGRAAQPHQLPPMVGPNLPPGTLLLIDRDRRVRGVYDGTKPREIDRLLTEINVQLYEYAHSH; the protein is encoded by the coding sequence ATGCGGCCCCGCCAAACCCTGTTGCTGGGCCTTCTGCTGCTGGTGCCGGTACTGGCCTTTTTATTCCTGTACCGCTTTGGCGCTAATCGTTACGCGCTGCCAACTTACCTGCCCGACCGCGTAGATTCGACGCAGGTTGGTGGTAAGTGGCAGCGCGATACTGTTTTTCACCAAATCCAGCCGTTTCAGCTGCTAGCTTCCAACGGGCGTGAATTGACCAGCCAAAGCCTCGGCCGGGGCATGTGGGTAGCGCAATTATTTGGCCCCGATGAAACTAGTGCCCGCGTGGCGCGCGAGCTGCTGCAAGTGCAGGAAAAATTTCGGCAGGAACCGCTGGTGCGCATAGTGTCAATTGTGCTGGAACCGGGGCCCTCGCCGGCCGCCACGTTGGCCCAATTGGCCGAGCAATACGGTACCATCGCCGGCAAGTGGACGTTTGCGACGGGGGCAGCCGACGCGCTGAAACAGGTGGCGCAGCAGGAACTGGGCCGCGCCGCACAGCCGCACCAGTTGCCGCCCATGGTGGGACCTAACCTCCCGCCCGGTACGTTGTTGTTGATTGACCGGGACCGCCGGGTGCGGGGCGTTTACGACGGCACCAAGCCCCGGGAAATTGACCGGCTGCTCACCGAAATTAACGTGCAACTTTACGAATATGCCCACTCCCACTGA
- a CDS encoding cytochrome c oxidase subunit 3, which yields MNPIETFSEKEVGLGWHPKRVLLILLMVSSTMIFASLTSGFIVRRDEGNWREFDLPTIMGINTIVIALSSIALQWAYSSAKKDEIGRAKIGLALTLGLGLVFLVGQWLCWGDLVASRTFFGGIDANVSGSFVYVLMGMHAFHLLAGLIFLAVVLRRTFNYQVHSRALLSIGNASILWHFLGALWLYLYLFLLLNH from the coding sequence ATGAATCCCATCGAAACCTTCTCAGAAAAGGAAGTCGGCCTGGGCTGGCACCCTAAACGCGTGCTGCTGATTTTGCTCATGGTGTCGAGTACCATGATTTTCGCCTCGCTCACCAGTGGTTTTATCGTGCGGCGCGACGAAGGCAACTGGCGCGAGTTCGACCTGCCCACCATCATGGGCATCAATACCATTGTGATTGCCTTGAGTAGCATTGCCTTGCAGTGGGCCTATAGTTCAGCTAAAAAAGATGAAATAGGCCGGGCTAAAATTGGTTTGGCGCTCACCTTGGGGCTCGGATTGGTGTTCTTGGTAGGGCAGTGGCTCTGCTGGGGCGACTTGGTGGCGAGCCGCACTTTTTTCGGTGGTATAGACGCCAACGTGTCCGGCTCGTTCGTATACGTGCTTATGGGAATGCACGCTTTCCACTTGTTAGCGGGGCTAATTTTCTTGGCAGTTGTGTTGCGTCGAACCTTTAACTATCAGGTGCATTCGCGAGCGTTACTGTCCATCGGCAATGCTTCCATCCTGTGGCACTTCTTGGGGGCCCTTTGGCTGTACCTGTATTTGTTCTTACTTTTGAATCACTAA
- a CDS encoding phosphoheptose isomerase, whose product MSTPDPQKHLVFEEVAQRLRGEGFGIDKQDETRPWGGFFVIDETQAQQFADTYFDGLSIEGLKISGKLSPKILIVAPLQRLSWQYHHRRAEIWRVVQGPIAVATSETDEQNEPNHYGPGEQITLKQGERHRLIGLDGWGIVAEIWQHTDADQPSDEDDIIRVQDDFGR is encoded by the coding sequence ATGAGTACCCCCGACCCCCAAAAGCACCTCGTGTTCGAGGAAGTAGCCCAGCGCCTGCGCGGCGAAGGCTTCGGCATCGACAAACAGGACGAAACGCGCCCCTGGGGCGGCTTCTTCGTGATCGACGAAACCCAGGCCCAGCAGTTTGCCGACACGTACTTCGACGGCCTTTCCATCGAAGGCCTGAAGATTTCGGGCAAGCTCAGCCCCAAAATTCTCATCGTGGCGCCCTTGCAGCGCCTCTCGTGGCAGTACCACCACCGCCGCGCCGAAATATGGCGCGTGGTGCAGGGCCCCATCGCCGTGGCCACCAGCGAAACCGACGAGCAAAACGAGCCGAACCACTACGGCCCCGGCGAGCAAATCACCCTAAAACAGGGCGAGCGCCACCGCCTCATCGGCCTCGACGGCTGGGGCATCGTGGCCGAGATTTGGCAGCACACCGATGCCGATCAGCCCTCCGACGAGGACGACATCATCCGCGTGCAGGACGACTTTGGCCGCTAA